In the Drosophila willistoni isolate 14030-0811.24 chromosome 3R, UCI_dwil_1.1, whole genome shotgun sequence genome, TGTTGCACAAAGTTGCCCACTGACTGAAAGAAACTCTCATGATGAGGCGATTGCTGATCGCTGAGATTATTATTGGAGGTATTGGCCATATGTCCATGGCCTGGAACTTTGGCACCGTTATTGCAATTACATGAACGGCTCTTCTTTAGCGAGTTTCGAGTGGGAGCCCTGGATTTTCGGTACTTCGACTTTTGGCCAAGTGACAACGCATTCGATTCGCTGTCTATGACAAATACAGTCCCATTTGCCTCGGTCGGCAGGCAGTGAGCACTGTTGGACTGACCGGCCAAGAGCTTGGCCCTCAACTGCGGAGGCAATGGACCATTCGTCGGTGAGACTTGTGTGGAACAAGGCCTGGGCCTAGGTCGCTCCTGTTTTAAATCAGAATTCGTCACATTCAGTTCGTCGCTTTCGTGAAGCTGGACAGATTGTTGCTGGCGATAGTCGGTGTCATCGGAGCGAAGCTTCTCCCGCATAACATAGGCGAGGGAACGTCGCAGCTCCACAGGATCTACACCTGGATAGTTGCCAGTGGGCGGAACAAATACATCCTCAAATTCCACGTCGTCATCGTTgccatcatcgtcatcgccaTCTCCACTAATTGAGTAGTTCTGGTTGTCATACGAAAAAGCACTATCACAACGTTCTGGTTCCTTGTGTCCTTGACCTGTGAGTGTTGGATTTGCTGGCGGTGGAATCGATATACTGCTATCATGATCGCTATCCCTTTTGGTGCGGGGAAACTCGTAGCTAACTTCGCCCACCTCAGCTCCACTGGATGCCTCCATAATGTTCCACATCTCCCGTTCCATTTCGGTGGTAACAGAAGCCACAGCGGCCACAGTTTGATTGATATTATTGAAACATGGCTGGACTACGCCACACTTGGGCAGAAGCTGATTATTCTTTAAGGCCTCCTGCTGTTGCCTTAGCCAGATGGGAGAGTCTGTAAGGGGGGCAAAAGGGAGCATTTAGAATTGGCCAGATAGTTTCTTGAAGACGACGCGCACTCACACTCACCCACATACAAGCGCGGCTGCGTAGAGCGCATGTTGGAGTCCATGGACTGTAGGCGATGCTGACTGGCCATTGAGAAGCGATGAATGGCATCTGCCTGCTGATCAATATCCACTCCCATCATCTTCAACAGAAGATTCTTCAATGCGGCACGAAAGTCCTTCAGGTGATAGGCATAAAGCACGGGATTCACCGCCGAGTTCAGGTGAGAGAGTATAATACAGAAGAGCGTCAACTTGGGATGTACATAGCAATTGGGACAGAATGCCTTGATGCAATTAATGGTGTACAATGGAATCCAGCATATCATAAAGAATAGAACAATGATCGATAGATTCTGTGTGGCCTTTACATCTCGTTTGCGGGCAGCTCCCAGAACACGTAGCATAGTCCCAGTATGTCCTCCTCTTCCAGGAGTAGTCACTTGCATCGGAGCCGTCGAGGATCGTCGGCTAAGATCCGAGGCTGGATTCATTGTCACTATTTGGCGTACCTTCAGTTATGAAATAACAAAGTTAATATCTATTTATGTGCCTGGTAACTGATTTTAATACACTCACCTGCTTAATTATTACCCGAtagatgtgtgtgtaaaaTGCCAACATGAGCAGAGCTGGTGTTATGATTGTGGCGAAATACAAAAAGACCAGATAGTCATAATCCATCACTTCAACGAAAAGGCATTCCTGATTTGGGCCCACATCGGCATGCCAGCCAAAAAGTGGCAAAAATCCAACAATGCTGCCAGCTACCCAGCACATGGAGATGATGACTAAACACGAGATAAACAGAGTAAGTAAAGGGCAGACAGACATGAACCCTAACCGTTAGGGAGATGGAGAGGGGGGCATCATACGATAGTCGACACTCGACTGTTTTATCTATCTGTCTAATGACTCAACTTTTGATGTGAGGGGGTCATCCTACAAATGTGCATCACTTGTTCCTGCACTCGGGCTCCATTTGTTTGGCTTTGTTGTCCTAGATTGGTCATTGAACTGCTTTGAACCGACTTAAATGACGCAAATGActcgccaaaaaaaaaacatgtgaTGTTCTTTCAGAAACAAATtgatacacatacacacaaacacatctGCATTTACTGTGTTAAAAACTGTTACCTTcgcatttttttaaaatttgctcTTAGCTTTTTTTCTAACCTTGCAAAAGATAATTACCTATGCATATACATAATGAAAGTGTTCGACTCTGATCTCTCACTTGTGTTTTGATTTCCTTTTCGATTATTTGTAATCAGCtttgaattaaaaatataattccCGAATTGGATATAACTGTATAATCCATTTTAGAAGAAATTTCTATGACTAAGCAAAATTTCACTCTTCCTCTTTTCATCTCACACTCTAATTGTAACTTTTTCACTCCCACACATGTACTCAGTcgttctctctcactcttttgATCAGAAAGCACGTGCAAATTTTTACGCTCTCTTCCTCTTTCCACCTCTGACTCTCATATGCTAGTTAATTTCAGAGAGAGTGACTAAGTGAGTGAGTGGGAGAGATAGAGAATGAGAGTGCTGTGTGAGAGCATATAAAAGAAAGTGCAGCAGTGGGGGCGGGCATCAGTAACGTAACTGTAACTACAGCTGATCGTAGAAATACCACTTGGGTGAGTTAATACCTCCTTactattttgtttattttgattattattatatttttctagtAATATATTGCAAACTATAAACAATGAAGAAACTGCAAGGCTACAAATATGTATAGGTATCTTCATCTACATATAAAAGTTTAATGAGTATTTTGCTAATTATTGgaatgcatatacatacatatgtatgtatgtacatacatacatccatacTTTTTATATTTCTGATGTTTGTTAGTTAATCGGCTTTCTTTCGCCACCATCAAGTggataaaatacaaatttctaATTAATTATGTGTTGAATTGACGAACATAAGAAACTgcaaaagtttatatataaaaactcGAGATTCTCTTTCTACattataatttttcaaaaatttcattatagtgtttttcatatttatgTTTTAGCTAAAACTAAGGCTTTTAAAAAGTTCTTTTCCCATTCATTAATGTATGTCTGCTAGCCATATTGCTGCAAAGGATTTGCCTTTTTGCTTTTAAACCACAACTCAAACAAAACTAGGACAATGTGCACTTTATTGGCCATTGAGGACAGAAAAGGGGGGAACTGAACTAAGACAAAGGCACAATTGTGACTCTTAACAATTGCTGCTGACAATATAGATACATTTGCACTTACCTATTGCTGTCCGGGTCCGTACATTACGAGAGTAGGCCATCGGGTAGAGAATCGCCCAGTAACGATCCACGGAGACGGCGACCAAGCAGAATATCGATATGGTGCACAGAACCACAAGCAGCGAGACGGTGAAGAGGCAGGCATGCAGATTGTGTGGCAATCCAATAGAAGCCAATATCGCAAATGGCACACCCAGTGAACCCACCAAGAAATCAGCCATGGCCAGCGAGACAATATAGTAATTAGTTCTGCGGCGCAGTTTGCGTTCCCGGCGGAATACTATGATCACCAGGACATTGCCAATTATGCTAACGATGGCCACTAAAATCTCAAAGACTGTATAGGGAATGTTCAATTCGGTGCTGGGATTATCGGACACTGTCTCCTCTTTTGTGGTGGCTGCAGCGTGGAATGGTGAGAACGGCAGATTAACCAGATTCTGCGAACGATTCGTGGTGAAGGCATAGTCCGTGTACGAGAAGAAACGAAACTCGGACATAATTGCGACTTAAACGCCGGAGCAACCGGTGAACTCACAAACTAATTGACCCCCAACAAATGCTGCGCGTTATAAtacaaacaatttcaattaaattgttcTCTGGCTCGTGAATTTCTTAATTGACTCGATTTGATTGGTGCCACAGACAGGAATAATGTAGTAACACATGGGCACGCCATGTTCCCATGCTCTTGGActattgttgttgattttctgttttttgtatcCTTTTCAGTTGCTTACTTTATGTGGTTTTCCTTTCAATGCTCTCCGTCTCTCTCTCACGGGAAAAACGTGTGTTATTTTGCTgctgaaaacaaaaaaaaagagaaaaaaaagaaaagtccAGGAGGAAAATTAATCAATGTTCGGCACGTTTGtcgcaaacacacacacacatacacacacacacacacacacacttaattgtagcaattttttagtgcaataaattgataaatatttgccaaaaatatGACCAACACAGCTCAATATCGATAACGTTGACAGCAAGTGACTAAAAACAAGAGTAATCAATTGATTTCAACTCAGTGAATTATGAATACCCTAACCCTACATCAACTAGTTTTCTTGCAAATCCTTATCagcaaagaaaaatatatataaattcgATGTTTTCCCATCATaactaaagtttttaaaaagttGTTAAAACTTCTAAAAAGTAAGTCAAgtaaaagtacaaaaaaaaccatttgtAAAGTTTCTTTCAAAATCATCATTTATTATGTGTTTCAAAGAGTATATCGATTGAGTTGTTTTTCCCGCCTCATTTTTCTTGCCAAATAACAAGTATCTCGTTTCGTTCGTATCTCGCTCGCGtgcaacacaaaaatacatacaacaaGCTGTAAAAGTAAACACTAGCCAAAAGGCAGCAACAAAATCAATTGGCAGACAATCGAACTTGAAATACGGGGCAGAAAGGCATACAGACACTCAATAAATAACCAGTTACCCCTCTGATTCCATGGGACCAGGATATGGCTTGTTTACCGCAACCCGAGCTGAACAGAGCACAGGATAATAGTTATGagtggcaacagcagcaggactCGTGCACACACTATGACAATGGCATTGGGACTTTGTAGTTGGTCTATGGCCTCCAGCTGTGTCACATGCAGCAGGAAGTCATGATGGGTTATCAAAAAGCGTGTGAATGCGGCATTTAATAGTTATCTCTCTTGGCTTCCGGCTGTCTGTGACTTTCACAAACGGAAACTGTCATGGGAAAGTGGAGGGGGCGGGGAGCAACTCTATGTTGTGAGTGCTCAATCATTTGCCTATGATATTGCATCAATCATCAAGCTATGACACCATACGGCAAGACATGAAAACCTTTTCCATTTAATTGGCCAAACCCCAAGCCGCCTTTAACCTTATCAATTCGTTGCGAGTCATCAGTTTTGTatgtaaatgaaatgaaaggcACTTAAAGTGCCATAATTTCTTCTCTTTAACTTTGGCCATGTCAAATTAACGCCGTAATTCAGTCTACGACCCTTATGGGAGCCACACTCACTTAGCGCCCAAGTTATTGGCAATGGAATTTATGTTTTCGGTCTCAAACGAAACCCCCAATTGCTCACCCACTCTTTGACCCCGTTCTTGTTGTCTGACTTGTTGCCTTTGTCCTCATTCTGGTCGCCTTTGAACTCCCCGGAGGACCTTTACTTGCGTGTCGTTGTGAAtgacattttctgttttttttttttctttttttgcgtAAGTTGTTCCGCTTAATTGGCTTTTGCCTAATTAATTCATTCAACTCTGAAGCTTTGTCAGACAAAGCAGCAACAGGCCACATTTGCATTTGGAGCCAATCAACAAATGGccaattggaattggaattgggTTTTGTTGCTATTGGAGGACACCAAAACCCACTGTGTTGCTctattgatttaattaatttgcaaTATACAATTAGCCTCTTGGCCATGTTTTGCACTTGATAACAGCGAGTCTGCGTGagagaaatttcaaaaaaatacaaaaagacgTTAACCTTACTTTAAGTAGGGGCTACGACTTTAAGATACCTTATATCTATAAGGctgaaataaaatatgattTCATTTCGAAATTTCCAATTACCTATCACGTTTACTAACGCCCCCCCAACAACTATAAAAAGTGCCTATGCATAAATCTCTATACTTAGATCTAACAGAAGATATATAGCTTTGTCGATAACGGGAGTtgcattcatttcattttcaattagtgttttggaaaattttgaaatattatgaGGCGACATTTCCATTTTAAGTACAATGAATTATGTTTAGAGGGCACAAAAAACTGTCTCATCAGTTCAATGGACTTTCAAATAACGAATATGATTTGTTTGTCTACTAAGGCTAGGACAAATTATTccatgtattttttgtttgtttgttcttCTTTGCACCCAGCGCGTACGTGATGGGCAAATACAATTATAAACTGAGCCGATTTGTTTTATCAAATCACATTACTCATACGTCCAGATGTACGGCACATTCTTTTACTTTTCACACAAACATTGTGTATGTGTAACATATTTCTTATACATTCGATAAGAATTGCATGACAGCCGAAATCAAGTGGCCCTTAAGTTCTTTTCTATGTTTAAGGGGAAAAAACAAGTTTCTGTTTTCTGCTCGTTGCATTTATCTTTGCGTCTTATGCCACCCATAATCCCCCACAAACACATATATTGTATGCGATGCTCTCCAGAGCGACATTCGAGCTGCTTGCCAGTTGATAAAAATGCGTTTCTATTACATGACCACTATCTGGCACAAGAGTGCGGACTATAAAAAATAGCTAAAGCGATAACGAGGATaaaagcagagagagagaccaccCCCAGACATACCTAATCTGTTGCCCCTATTTTGGTTATGGGTGGATTGCTCTGGTTTTCTCTGTTTGGTGTGTTACCACATTTTCCATCTGTTTTAAATGTTCAAAAGTGCGGCTTTTAATTGCAGCAAAGGAAGATAAACCCTAGGGCTAAGTAACCTCCCCCCaaaaacaaccaaccaacactCTTGACTATGTTCTGCTTTGGCCATTTGTCTTCGTtgcgttttcattttttctttttctatattGCTGACTCATAGTCGCTTCACACGTTTAATTACAGCTGCGAGTTGTGCGAATGCacatttttcccattttcctCACCATGatgatttgtgttttttctttgctggctaagccaaatgaaaaaaggcaaataaatTTGCCAAAAAGGAAATTTTTTCCACTCTATTATATGCTTTAATCTTATTTGAGCTTTGCATTGTCCATTTGTCTATCTAGTAAAGAAAGTATAAAATCAATCACTGCAATTATTCTTTTCAATAACAATTAATCACTGGGGTTAAGTAAGTAATGGAAGGCAAGTtcatttaattcaaatttttgtttgtcttttaCTATGAGGCAAAGGTTTTTGTCCTAATGAGAATGAAGCATATTAGGAATGGATTAGAGTATAAAGTTTCGAttcatatacaaatatatgctTTCAATTCCAAGAACCAAATCAATAAGCCATTAACTTAACATTTAATTCATACAAATAAGAAATTGACACAAATCTGGAAGACCTTTAACTGAACTACACTATTATCTTCTATTAAAGTAATAGCTCCACAACTTAAAACTACAGAGAATTGCTTTCAGTTTGTTAAACTGTTATAGTTAGTTGTTATAGTTGGACTTTTCATCGTATTATCGTTATGATTGGAAAccccttttttttgtcaacTAAATTTAGCTGCAATTGagcaaaacaaacaataaatagCTCAAATTTGCCTACGTCACAGCTTAGCTTATCGACTGTTTTAGCATTTGTCAATATCAGAATCGGAAGTGTATTACATCATTGCTTACATGGAATTGATGTGAATCAATCTTATTTATCTAGCATGTTTCAATCacgtgtatgtatgtattggtTTTGGCTTGACCAAATTGCAATGTTGCAATTCTGTTACATTAGTTCGGGGGGCTGTTAAACAAAGAGTCCCCGTTAACCATAACCCCAAACCAATTTGCACAAAAACCACCCATAGACATATGATGAACTTCCCATGTCAAAGCACTGGCATGttgacaaataaaaatgagctGCCAGACACCAACGACATTAGATAAATACGACAGCAGAGTTACGCAAAAAAACACAGGCCCAGGTGAATAATCACCGGGCAACTATGCAAAAGGATGATTTCCACCATACACCATACAACTATCTACATAGTCCAGCGGCTACCGACAGAGAACGCAATCGCTCAGCAATTTGCTTGCTCGGCCGATTAACTCAACACCCTGTCTtatctctcactctctatatatacattgtttttttgttgtttttggtgtaAACATATAAGTAAATTGTAGGTAATTAAATGTTATGAGTTTGTTATCTACCGCAAGTCATGTCTTTCCTATGCATATGGgtattttcgttttcatttttcatttcggCCCCAGGCTGTCTCCCGGTggtcgaaaaaaaaaacaaaacaagcaaTATGTCCTAGTTTACTGGTCACAGCAAATGCGACTCGTAtcagtatatacatattactGATGGTTGGGTGGAAATCCCTGTCAAATCAATCAACTTCTAGTCAACCAAGCCCTAGGAAAATTGTCTTGACCATTTCACAATATTTCGTATTCTTGGCTGACAGAAATAATTGCGAGCATCATCAGGGTTCGAGTCCCACTCTTATCTCCTTATTGGCCAACTATTTCATCATATTTGGGCATTATTACTCTCATTGCCGTATGTTGGGCTGACACTCTCAAGACCCCCTCTTCCACAAAAACTCTTGTGACTTCTGTACAGGGGTGCGTATGGGTAATATTTCATGGTTCAAGTGATGCGgtagcccagctttcctccaTTAACTGGAGTCCCAATTCCCTCGGTTTGTCTAGCTGCGAacttaatttcattttctattcAATGGAAACCATAAAGGCGCAAAGCTCCCTTCATCTTTGCCCTTTGCCGTTGTCGTTTGTCTTTGGCCCACTGTGGTTCACTttgctttgttgttttttttgtttctttctagAAGTGTGCCCATTAAAAGATTCCTGGCATCTGTGATTGAATTCGGCTTACGCATGAAGAGTCAAAAAGTAAGGCCAGGCCAGGCAACCAAATCCATCTGACTCAAAGCGAATCCCAGTCCAGTTTGAGATTAAGCAAAAAGgaggaaaaaataaagagaagcaaaagtttttaaagctGCTTAATGTATAAAAAAAGTCCCCTGTCAAGGACATGAAACAATGTCATGACTTTGCATAAGCAGCTGGCGGAGTTTTATGTGAGTTTTAAAGGGGTAACCCGTTTGGGgggggagagagagtgagagtagGGATGCCAAGGAGAGTAACAtaaaaaccaaccaacaagcaaatatttataaaaccAATAAAGATTCTATTGATGTTTGCTTGTTTTACAACGGCTTGGCAGATTGGCatttcattgtcattgtcTCCTTACTGGCGTTGGTCAAAAATGGCAGCAAGGTGAGGGTATATAACCAGAcccactcgcacacacacacacacacacggactTGCCCCACATATGGCTATATCCTTGTCGACAAACTGACGACAGCACACATCGTTTGCATTTCTGTTGATTTTGGCGCAATGACACGCAGCTCGTTACATTTGCCGTCTGACTGACCCCCTCCCCATCATTCCTTCCTTTACCATTCCCGTTGATGTTATCCCTCTTGGGATTATATTCTacgcagcagcatcagcattGTCGTCTTATGTGAATGGAGCTGCCTGGAAATGCCAATGTCCATGTCAACCCAGCACGTAAGTCCCTGTCAACATTACATTCCCAAGATGCAGAAAAATTATAACAGAAAAAGCCGAAAATtcgaaaaatatttcaatggCATCTAAAGCAATGTATTGAGTGAAATTGGATGGATACAAAAATCGAAAGCCTAATTTATTTTCGGGTccttaaattttctttaagtCAAATCTTTTAGTTAACACTAATTTGGAAGTTATCATATCCTTTCTAAGCCGCTCGACTTATAATTAGAGCTTTCCTATTATCCTTTTGCGAGTTACTTCCTAAACACT is a window encoding:
- the LOC6650145 gene encoding uncharacterized protein LOC6650145 isoform X1, which gives rise to MSEFRFFSYTDYAFTTNRSQNLVNLPFSPFHAAATTKEETVSDNPSTELNIPYTVFEILVAIVSIIGNVLVIIVFRRERKLRRRTNYYIVSLAMADFLVGSLGVPFAILASIGLPHNLHACLFTVSLLVVLCTISIFCLVAVSVDRYWAILYPMAYSRNVRTRTAIVIISMCWVAGSIVGFLPLFGWHADVGPNQECLFVEVMDYDYLVFLYFATIITPALLMLAFYTHIYRVIIKQVRQIVTMNPASDLSRRSSTAPMQVTTPGRGGHTGTMLRVLGAARKRDVKATQNLSIIVLFFMICWIPLYTINCIKAFCPNCYVHPKLTLFCIILSHLNSAVNPVLYAYHLKDFRAALKNLLLKMMGVDIDQQADAIHRFSMASQHRLQSMDSNMRSTQPRLYVGEYSPIWLRQQQEALKNNQLLPKCGVVQPCFNNINQTVAAVASVTTEMEREMWNIMEASSGAEVGEVSYEFPRTKRDSDHDSSISIPPPANPTLTGQGHKEPERCDSAFSYDNQNYSISGDGDDDDGNDDDVEFEDVFVPPTGNYPGVDPVELRRSLAYVMREKLRSDDTDYRQQQSVQLHESDELNVTNSDLKQERPRPRPCSTQVSPTNGPLPPQLRAKLLAGQSNSAHCLPTEANGTVFVIDSESNALSLGQKSKYRKSRAPTRNSLKKSRSCNCNNGAKVPGHGHMANTSNNNLSDQQSPHHESFFQSVGNFVQHSNLFHLFQPHEKATTATETPILPTSDPAAVTPLAPAVAPLVASEEFISASAPSTPSHITAASVQS
- the LOC6650145 gene encoding uncharacterized protein LOC6650145 isoform X2, translating into MSEFRFFSYTDYAFTTNRSQNLVNLPFSPFHAAATTKEETVSDNPSTELNIPYTVFEILVAIVSIIGNVLVIIVFRRERKLRRRTNYYIVSLAMADFLVGSLGVPFAILASIGLPHNLHACLFTVSLLVVLCTISIFCLVAVSVDRYWAILYPMAYSRNVRTRTAIVIISMCWVAGSIVGFLPLFGWHADVGPNQECLFVEVMDYDYLVFLYFATIITPALLMLAFYTHIYRVIIKQVRQIVTMNPASDLSRRSSTAPMQVTTPGRGGHTGTMLRVLGAARKRDVKATQNLSIIVLFFMICWIPLYTINCIKAFCPNCYVHPKLTLFCIILSHLNSAVNPVLYAYHLKDFRAALKNLLLKMMGVDIDQQADAIHRFSMASQHRLQSMDSNMRSTQPRLYVDSPIWLRQQQEALKNNQLLPKCGVVQPCFNNINQTVAAVASVTTEMEREMWNIMEASSGAEVGEVSYEFPRTKRDSDHDSSISIPPPANPTLTGQGHKEPERCDSAFSYDNQNYSISGDGDDDDGNDDDVEFEDVFVPPTGNYPGVDPVELRRSLAYVMREKLRSDDTDYRQQQSVQLHESDELNVTNSDLKQERPRPRPCSTQVSPTNGPLPPQLRAKLLAGQSNSAHCLPTEANGTVFVIDSESNALSLGQKSKYRKSRAPTRNSLKKSRSCNCNNGAKVPGHGHMANTSNNNLSDQQSPHHESFFQSVGNFVQHSNLFHLFQPHEKATTATETPILPTSDPAAVTPLAPAVAPLVASEEFISASAPSTPSHITAASVQS